A single window of Gossypium arboreum isolate Shixiya-1 chromosome 13, ASM2569848v2, whole genome shotgun sequence DNA harbors:
- the LOC108462507 gene encoding probable long-chain-alcohol O-fatty-acyltransferase 2, whose protein sequence is MFFLSWMANFKLLLFAFDKAPLSSFPSKPHLFILTAFVATIPVEILLASMELEPQFKAPVRATSLQDFWGHRLNLRVSNILHSAICSLVKSISTLVIRSRWASLPITFATFVTSSLMYEMIYYNIIYKSPTWKVTWFFILQ, encoded by the exons ATGTTTTTCCTTTCATGGATGGCCAATTTTAAGCTTCTTTTATTTGCCTTCGATAAAGCTCCCCTTTCATCATTTCCTTCAAAACCTCATCTTTTCATCCTCACAGCTT TTGTGGCTACAATACCAGTTGAGATCTTGCTTGCTAGTATGGAACTGGAGCCACAGTTCAAAGCACCAGTTCGAGCCACTTCATTACAAGACTTTTGGGGACATAGATTGAACCTTAGAGTCTCAAATATACTTCATTCGGCCATATGCAGTCTTGTAAAATCCATTTCTACACTAGTAATTAGATCCAGATGGGCTTCATTGCCTATTACTTTTGCAACATTTGTCACTTCAAGTTTGATGTATGAAATGATATATTACAATATAATCTACAAAAGCCCTACGTGGAAAGTTACTTGGTTCTTCATTTTACAATGA
- the LOC108461491 gene encoding syntaxin-51-like, with protein sequence MAASSDPWIKEYNEAVKIADDINGMISERISLPASGPETQRHASAIRRKITILGTRLDGLQSLMSRPTGKPLTEKEMNRRKDMVANLRSKANQMASAFNMSNFANRDSLLGPETKEDAMSRTVGLDNSGLVGLQRQIMKEQDEGLEKLEETVTSTKHIALAVNEELDLHTRLIDDLDQHVDVTDSRLRRVQKNLAILNKRTKGGCSCMCMLLAVIGIVILVVAIYLLIKYL encoded by the exons ATGGCAGCTTCATCAGACCCTTGGATAAAAGAATATAACGAAGCAGTAAAAATTGCTGATGATATCAATGGCATGATATCTGAAAGAATTTCCTTGCCTGCATCCGGACCAGAAACTCAGCGTCATGCATCGGCTATAAGAAGAAAGATTACGATTTTAGGGACTAGACTTGATGGATTGCAGTCCCTTATGTCTAGACCTACTGGGAAGCCCTT AACAGAGAAGGAGATGAACCGTCGCAAGGATATGGTTGCAAATTTGAGATCAAAAGCAAATCAGATGGCTTCTGCATTCAATATGTCAAATTTTGCGAACCGAGATAGCCTGTTGGGGCCAGAAACGAAGGAAGATGCCATGAGTAGAACAGTAGGTTTGGATAACTCTGGCCTTGTTGGTCTTCAACGACAAATAATGAAAG AGCAAGATGAGGGTCTTGAGAAGTTGGAGGAGACAGTTACAAGTACAAAGCATATTGCATTGGCAGTCAATGAAGAACTTGATCTGCATACCAGACTCATC GATGACCTGGACCAACATGTGGATGTTACCGATTCTCGCCTACGG AGAGTGCAGAAAAACCTGGCAATTTTGAACAAGCGAACAAAAGGTGGTTGTTCCTGTATGTGCATGCTATTAGCTGTTATCGGTATCGTGATTCTGGTTGTTGCCATTTACCTTCTGATCAAATACTTGTAA